From Alteromonas australica, one genomic window encodes:
- a CDS encoding YbaB/EbfC family nucleoid-associated protein — MFKGGMGNIMKQAQQMQERMQKVQDDLANLEVTGEAGAGMVKVTMTCNHNVRRVDIDDSLMDDDKDMVEDLVAAAFNDAVRRVQETSKEKMGDVTGGMPLPPGFKMPF, encoded by the coding sequence ATGTTTAAAGGTGGAATGGGTAATATCATGAAGCAGGCGCAGCAAATGCAAGAGCGCATGCAAAAAGTACAAGACGACTTAGCGAACCTAGAGGTTACCGGTGAAGCGGGCGCAGGTATGGTTAAGGTGACAATGACCTGTAACCACAACGTGCGTCGTGTTGATATTGACGATTCTTTGATGGACGACGACAAAGATATGGTTGAAGACCTAGTTGCCGCAGCATTTAACGATGCGGTACGTCGCGTGCAAGAAACCAGCAAAGAAAAAATGGGTGATGTGACTGGAGGCATGCCTTTACCTCCGGGCTTCAAAATGCCGTTTTAA
- the adk gene encoding adenylate kinase, with protein MRIILLGAPGAGKGTQAQFLMGKYGIPQISTGDMLRAAIKAGTELGLKAKQVMDEGKLVSDDIIIGLVKERIAQDDCKDGFLLDGFPRTIPQADAMKEAGVKVDHCIEFDVPDDVIVERMGGRRVHPASGRVYHVVYNPPKEEGKDDVSGEDLIIRDDDKEETVRKRLAIYHEQTKPLVNYYSAEAEAGNCEYHKLDGTRPVDEVSAELAKRLG; from the coding sequence ATGCGAATTATTCTTCTCGGCGCTCCTGGCGCGGGTAAGGGCACACAAGCTCAGTTTTTAATGGGCAAATATGGTATTCCACAAATTTCCACGGGCGATATGCTTCGTGCGGCAATTAAAGCGGGTACAGAATTAGGCCTAAAAGCCAAGCAAGTTATGGATGAAGGTAAGTTAGTTTCTGACGATATCATCATTGGCTTGGTTAAAGAGCGCATTGCACAAGATGACTGCAAAGACGGTTTCTTACTAGACGGTTTCCCTCGTACAATTCCACAAGCCGACGCCATGAAAGAGGCAGGCGTTAAAGTGGATCACTGTATCGAATTTGACGTGCCTGACGACGTTATAGTTGAGCGTATGGGCGGACGTCGTGTTCACCCAGCGTCAGGCCGTGTGTATCATGTAGTATACAACCCGCCTAAAGAAGAAGGCAAAGATGACGTTAGCGGTGAAGATTTAATCATTCGTGATGATGATAAAGAAGAAACGGTGCGTAAACGTCTTGCTATATACCATGAGCAAACGAAGCCGCTGGTTAATTATTACAGCGCAGAGGCAGAAGCCGGTAACTGTGAATATCATAAGTTAGACGGCACACGCCCAGTAGACGAAGTTAGCGCTGAGTTGGCCAAACGTCTCGGCTAA
- the htpG gene encoding molecular chaperone HtpG, with protein MAEAAHKETHGFQTEVKQLLHLMIHSLYSNKEIFLRELVSNAADAADKLRFRALEDGSLYENDGDLAVKISVDKEASTVTIADNGIGMTRDEVIANLGTIAKSGTKDFFSKLSGDNAKDSQLIGQFGVGFYSAFIVADKVTVRTRAAGTDAAEAIEWVSEGEGEFTIAEINKPTRGTEIVLHLREDEKEFADAWRLRSIISKYSDHISIPVQMWKDEVPESEGPDGEKIEAQPGEWEVVNKATALWTREKSDISDEEYNEFYKHISHDFTDPLAWAHNKVEGKTEYTSLLYIPSKAPFDMWNRDQNHGLKLYVQRVFIMDDAEQFMPTYLRFVKGLLDSNDLPLNVSREILQDNKITQTLRQGCTKRVLQMLEKMAKNDAEKYQSFWNEFGNVLKEGPAEDFSNREKIAGLLRFSSTHADSDAQTVSLADYIERMKEGQDKIYYVTADSLQAAKSSPHLEIFRKKGIEVLLMGERIDEWLMSHLTEFSEKQFVSIAKANLDLGDLEDEESKKAKEEAEKEVEGLLERAKTALGDKVGEVKFTHRLTDSPACIVADDNGMTTQMMKLMQAAGQTVPDVKYHLELNPEHALVKMLADTQDEALFNEWVGVLFDQAALSEQGSLKDPSTFVQNLNSLLMKLAK; from the coding sequence ATGGCTGAAGCAGCCCATAAAGAAACCCACGGTTTTCAGACGGAAGTAAAGCAGTTACTTCATCTGATGATTCACTCTTTGTACTCGAATAAAGAAATTTTTCTTCGTGAGTTAGTGTCAAATGCCGCTGACGCAGCAGATAAGCTCCGTTTTCGCGCATTGGAAGACGGCAGTCTTTATGAAAATGACGGCGATCTTGCGGTTAAAATTAGTGTTGATAAAGAAGCTAGCACGGTAACCATTGCGGACAATGGTATCGGGATGACCCGAGATGAGGTTATCGCTAACTTAGGTACCATCGCAAAGTCTGGTACTAAGGACTTCTTTAGCAAGCTTTCTGGCGACAACGCCAAAGACTCTCAACTTATCGGCCAATTTGGTGTTGGTTTTTACTCGGCATTTATTGTAGCGGATAAGGTGACGGTTCGTACTCGTGCTGCTGGCACTGATGCAGCAGAAGCCATTGAATGGGTATCTGAAGGGGAAGGTGAATTCACCATCGCCGAAATTAACAAGCCCACACGCGGTACTGAAATTGTGCTTCACCTACGTGAAGACGAAAAAGAGTTTGCTGATGCTTGGCGTCTGCGTTCCATTATTAGTAAGTATTCTGATCACATCAGCATCCCAGTACAGATGTGGAAAGACGAAGTGCCTGAAAGCGAAGGCCCTGATGGCGAGAAGATTGAAGCTCAGCCAGGTGAATGGGAAGTTGTTAACAAGGCAACGGCCCTGTGGACTCGTGAAAAATCTGATATTTCAGATGAAGAATACAATGAATTCTACAAGCACATTTCACACGATTTTACCGATCCTCTAGCATGGGCGCACAATAAAGTAGAAGGTAAAACGGAATACACTAGCTTATTGTATATTCCTTCAAAAGCGCCATTTGATATGTGGAACCGTGACCAGAATCATGGCTTAAAGTTGTATGTGCAACGCGTATTCATTATGGATGACGCAGAGCAGTTCATGCCAACATACCTGCGTTTTGTGAAAGGGTTACTTGATAGTAACGATTTACCGCTAAACGTTTCTCGTGAAATTCTTCAAGACAACAAAATTACCCAGACCCTTCGCCAAGGTTGTACTAAGCGTGTGCTTCAGATGCTTGAGAAAATGGCGAAAAATGATGCTGAAAAGTATCAGTCATTCTGGAATGAATTTGGTAATGTGCTAAAAGAAGGCCCAGCGGAAGACTTTAGTAACCGTGAGAAAATTGCAGGCCTACTACGTTTCTCATCAACGCACGCTGATTCTGATGCGCAAACAGTATCTCTTGCTGATTACATCGAGCGTATGAAAGAAGGTCAGGATAAGATTTACTACGTGACCGCAGACAGCTTGCAGGCAGCGAAGTCTAGCCCTCACTTGGAAATCTTCCGCAAGAAAGGCATTGAAGTTCTGTTAATGGGCGAGCGTATCGACGAATGGTTGATGTCTCACCTTACTGAATTCAGTGAAAAACAGTTTGTTTCTATCGCTAAAGCTAACTTAGATTTAGGCGACCTTGAAGACGAAGAATCTAAGAAAGCGAAAGAAGAAGCTGAAAAAGAAGTTGAAGGCTTGCTTGAGCGAGCGAAAACTGCCCTTGGTGATAAGGTAGGCGAGGTTAAATTTACTCACCGTCTCACTGATTCCCCTGCTTGTATTGTAGCAGACGACAATGGCATGACTACGCAGATGATGAAGTTGATGCAAGCTGCTGGGCAGACTGTACCTGATGTGAAGTATCATCTAGAGCTTAACCCTGAGCACGCGCTGGTTAAAATGCTAGCTGATACGCAAGATGAGGCACTTTTCAACGAGTGGGTTGGCGTATTATTCGACCAAGCCGCATTGTCTGAACAGGGAAGCTTAAAAGATCCTTCAACGTTTGTTCAAAACCTGAACAGTCTGTTAATGAAGTTAGCTAAATAA
- a CDS encoding MAPEG family protein, giving the protein MVLPITAFYVSLLGICYIYLSFLVIGVRRSAQISLGDGGNEDLKRLTRAHGNFSEYVPITLIMIACFEANTGQGWIVHGLAAALLFGRVLHAYGLRQHAGASWQRIAGMMLTFASMLMAAIANLVLIHFGL; this is encoded by the coding sequence ATGGTGTTACCTATTACGGCCTTCTATGTAAGCTTATTGGGAATATGCTACATATACCTGTCGTTTCTTGTCATTGGCGTACGGCGGTCAGCCCAAATCAGCTTGGGAGACGGGGGAAATGAAGATCTAAAACGCTTAACTAGAGCTCATGGCAACTTTAGTGAATACGTACCTATTACCCTTATAATGATTGCTTGCTTTGAAGCGAATACGGGGCAGGGATGGATAGTCCATGGATTAGCAGCCGCATTGTTATTTGGGCGAGTATTGCATGCCTATGGTTTGCGTCAACACGCTGGTGCAAGTTGGCAACGTATCGCGGGCATGATGCTTACATTTGCTTCTATGCTTATGGCTGCCATTGCAAACTTGGTGCTTATTCATTTCGGCCTATAA
- a CDS encoding putative porin: MKFRRPLMCAIVLSTSLTTPLALAQTAQIHHEVSLGISDIKDADDKFLGVGYRYYFDTVNMATQPWAISPYLQRANNASVNYFAIDDLNSINIDGEWFYSDTLIVRGRYGRISDERNLSDVTQQRVGISLSTFANDHWEYGAGIDLFDIEEAFYAYDDPTTRYKADDNELSFSIFARYTSFGGTAKSFTPGWDIAMKGTHFDDEFSIEIDADYYLKPNWSVGVAALYENHDGYSSENLVELGTNYWFNPYSSLRFGLGYDTDDGDLGSITLLGTFRF; this comes from the coding sequence ATGAAGTTTCGTCGTCCCCTCATGTGTGCCATTGTACTATCAACTTCTCTTACAACCCCTCTTGCGTTAGCTCAAACCGCGCAAATTCATCACGAAGTTAGCCTAGGTATCTCTGATATCAAAGACGCAGACGATAAATTTCTGGGTGTAGGTTACCGCTATTATTTCGATACTGTGAATATGGCTACTCAGCCTTGGGCGATAAGCCCCTACCTTCAGCGCGCTAACAATGCATCGGTAAACTATTTTGCTATCGACGACCTAAACAGTATCAATATAGATGGCGAATGGTTTTATTCTGATACTCTCATAGTGCGTGGTCGCTATGGGAGGATTTCCGACGAAAGGAATTTATCTGATGTTACTCAGCAACGGGTAGGCATCAGTTTGTCCACCTTTGCCAACGACCACTGGGAATACGGTGCAGGTATCGATCTTTTCGATATTGAAGAAGCGTTTTACGCTTATGATGACCCAACAACAAGATATAAAGCTGATGATAACGAACTCAGTTTCAGTATCTTTGCTAGGTATACCAGCTTTGGAGGGACAGCAAAAAGCTTCACGCCAGGGTGGGATATCGCGATGAAAGGCACTCACTTCGACGACGAATTTTCAATTGAGATTGACGCAGATTACTATCTTAAACCCAATTGGAGTGTGGGTGTCGCTGCACTGTATGAAAACCATGACGGCTACAGTTCAGAGAACCTAGTCGAATTAGGTACCAACTATTGGTTTAACCCTTATTCATCGCTTAGATTTGGCCTAGGATATGATACAGACGATGGCGATTTAGGTTCTATTACGCTGTTAGGCACTTTCAGGTTTTAA
- a CDS encoding transposase: protein MPQPRKSLICLESTPYYHCVSRCVRRAYLCGVDELTGKCYEHRRQVIEDRALKLSTSFAIDICAFAIMSNHTHLVLHVNKAKALALNNDEVLARWHRFHKGTVLSRRYVDTKQRHTLSEAELKSVEALVKVYRQRLYSISWFMRLLNEYIARMANKEDECTGHFWEGRFKSQALLDEAALLACMAYVDLNPIRAGVAKTLETSPHTSIKRRIKAVKNNVQPKKLMPFIGSRERTHIGLRFELKDYLQLVDDTGRSIRQDKPGSISANSEPILTRAGLTEVSWQLMVNTIETQFSTSVSASILEHKKCA from the coding sequence ATGCCACAGCCACGTAAATCCCTTATTTGTTTAGAAAGCACGCCCTATTATCATTGTGTCTCGCGGTGTGTTCGCCGTGCATATTTGTGTGGGGTAGATGAGTTGACTGGTAAATGCTACGAGCATAGGCGCCAAGTTATTGAAGATAGGGCGCTAAAACTGTCCACTTCTTTTGCTATCGATATTTGTGCATTTGCTATTATGAGTAATCATACGCACTTAGTACTGCACGTAAACAAGGCCAAAGCTCTAGCACTGAATAATGATGAAGTACTTGCACGTTGGCATAGGTTTCACAAGGGGACGGTACTCAGTCGTCGCTATGTAGACACCAAGCAACGCCATACCTTGTCGGAAGCAGAGTTGAAGAGCGTAGAAGCTTTAGTGAAGGTTTATCGCCAGCGACTTTATAGCATCAGTTGGTTTATGCGTTTGCTCAACGAATACATAGCTCGTATGGCGAATAAGGAAGATGAATGTACCGGGCACTTTTGGGAGGGCAGGTTCAAATCTCAGGCTTTACTTGATGAAGCAGCCCTTCTAGCCTGCATGGCCTATGTCGACTTGAATCCTATTCGAGCTGGTGTAGCGAAAACGCTCGAGACATCACCACATACGAGTATAAAGCGTCGCATTAAAGCCGTGAAAAATAATGTTCAACCTAAAAAACTGATGCCTTTTATTGGCTCGCGAGAACGTACTCACATAGGGTTACGCTTTGAATTAAAAGATTATCTTCAACTGGTGGATGATACTGGTAGGAGTATACGGCAAGATAAACCAGGTTCTATTTCGGCTAATAGTGAACCTATTCTTACACGAGCGGGCTTAACTGAAGTTAGCTGGCAACTGATGGTCAATACCATTGAAACACAATTCTCAACTTCAGTTAGTGCTAGCATACTCGAACATAAAAAATGTGCATAG
- the recR gene encoding recombination mediator RecR, with amino-acid sequence MKFSPLLTELIQALTCLPGVGQKSAQRMAFHLLERNRTGALDLSNVLHNAMEHIHHCERCRTFTEDALCEICRHPEREASGLLCIVESPQDVLAIEQTLSYKGQYFVLMGHLSPIDGVGPNEIGLDELERRLSAGGINEVILATNPTVEGEATAHYIGQVCASHNIDASRIAHGVPVGGELEYIDGNTLTHAFSGRRKL; translated from the coding sequence ATGAAGTTTAGCCCTTTACTTACCGAACTCATTCAAGCCTTAACCTGTCTACCTGGTGTAGGGCAAAAAAGCGCACAGCGGATGGCATTTCATCTGTTGGAGCGCAATCGTACTGGTGCGCTGGACTTAAGCAATGTTTTACATAACGCTATGGAGCATATACACCATTGTGAACGCTGCAGAACGTTTACAGAGGATGCACTGTGTGAAATTTGCCGTCACCCTGAACGCGAAGCAAGCGGGCTTCTGTGCATTGTAGAAAGCCCACAAGACGTTTTGGCTATTGAGCAAACCTTGAGCTACAAAGGCCAATACTTTGTGTTGATGGGGCATCTATCGCCTATCGATGGTGTAGGGCCGAACGAAATAGGCTTAGATGAGCTTGAGAGGCGTCTGTCTGCTGGGGGCATTAACGAAGTGATTTTAGCAACCAACCCCACCGTGGAAGGGGAGGCCACAGCACACTATATTGGTCAAGTGTGTGCTAGTCACAATATTGATGCGTCACGAATTGCCCATGGGGTCCCCGTTGGTGGGGAGCTAGAATATATTGATGGAAACACCCTTACACATGCGTTTTCAGGGCGCCGAAAGTTATAG
- a CDS encoding TonB-dependent receptor plug domain-containing protein, with protein sequence MKLFPISALAGAVIFSLPNSLSAQEANSEIADTFSEEAEQIVILGSRRPGRSVVESNVPIDLIGEDTLQAGGFTDISRQLQNVVPSFNYYQPSLVDGTEHIKPASLRGLAPDQTLVLLNGRRFHSSAILNLNGTAGRGSVSVDLNAIPSAAIKRVEILRDGAAAQYGSDAIAGVINIITKDDSEGGAISVSGGSYYTTVDGVPELVGVQVDDTGAVVGNGSSRVAGVYGDDISRNDGENYTISGNWGLQLSSDGYVNISAEYAHANRTSRGGYDDGDTYPKNEDGSFDLREIDADRDRFYYGLPETESYTLLGSAGYVFNNGIEAYSTVTFQDKDSLSGAFYREASDEALLIQEIYPDGFTPRILAEIKDYSVLAGIKGSADIWDYNASVVTGKNTVDYTTSNTANATYLLDTPTRFYGGELASTQTTLSFDASRYIDLDSLYSPISFAMGIEYRQDAFQITAGDEEAYTNRQMTDESGNPIFDESGNPVYPTNSLFAQGAIYFSDAAEVDEDRHAYAFYVDVDSDITEAWNIALAGRFEDYSDFGTTLNGKIATRYTFNDGFALRGSISSGFRAPSLQQQFYTSISTNFVDGVAYEVGTIASTSAAAVALGGEQLDAEESTNYSIGFTWTVTDKLNITADAYRIEIDDRIVLSETLGDSDDEAVIVQQVFADNNIEGVGAVRFFMNGVNSVTEGVDVVANYTAGTVLNGDLSLSLGANYNNTDVSDVVATAGPSDLFEPDQLFARRERERLENAAPEVKANLTANWRGDALSLMFRTNYYGEVTQPGTTQEGDVTVDAAFIVDVEAGYLFTDNLEGKVGVNNLLDKYPESAVITDQPNPGQFDYIIPFPNFSPYGFQGRYAYAKVTYSF encoded by the coding sequence ATGAAACTATTCCCGATTTCGGCCCTTGCTGGCGCCGTTATATTTTCTCTTCCAAACTCATTGTCAGCACAAGAAGCTAACTCCGAGATAGCAGATACCTTTTCTGAAGAAGCAGAACAAATTGTAATTTTAGGTAGCCGCCGCCCAGGACGCTCGGTGGTAGAAAGCAATGTACCTATTGACCTTATCGGCGAAGATACGTTGCAAGCTGGCGGTTTTACAGATATAAGCCGTCAACTCCAAAACGTGGTCCCCAGCTTTAACTACTACCAGCCATCACTCGTAGACGGTACTGAACACATTAAGCCAGCCTCTTTGAGAGGGCTAGCGCCAGACCAAACGCTAGTGCTACTCAATGGGCGCAGATTCCACTCTAGCGCCATTCTTAATTTAAATGGCACGGCTGGCAGAGGCTCTGTGTCTGTCGATTTAAATGCCATTCCTTCTGCTGCCATTAAACGCGTAGAAATTTTGCGCGATGGCGCAGCTGCACAGTATGGCTCAGACGCCATTGCCGGTGTTATCAACATCATTACAAAGGATGACAGCGAAGGTGGTGCTATCAGCGTTTCTGGTGGAAGTTATTACACCACAGTAGATGGCGTACCAGAACTTGTCGGTGTCCAAGTGGACGACACTGGCGCAGTAGTAGGAAATGGCAGTAGCCGTGTTGCTGGGGTTTATGGTGATGACATTAGCCGCAACGACGGTGAAAATTACACGATTTCCGGCAATTGGGGCTTGCAGTTAAGCAGCGATGGCTATGTGAATATCAGCGCTGAATACGCGCACGCAAACAGAACAAGTCGCGGTGGATACGACGATGGCGATACTTACCCTAAAAACGAAGATGGTAGTTTTGATTTAAGAGAAATAGATGCTGATCGCGACCGATTTTATTATGGCCTCCCCGAAACAGAGAGCTATACCCTGTTAGGTAGCGCTGGTTATGTTTTCAACAACGGAATTGAAGCTTACTCAACGGTAACTTTTCAAGACAAAGATAGCCTTTCTGGCGCGTTTTACCGGGAGGCATCTGATGAAGCCTTGCTAATTCAGGAAATCTACCCGGATGGATTTACCCCACGAATATTAGCAGAAATTAAAGACTATTCCGTACTCGCAGGCATTAAGGGCAGTGCTGATATTTGGGATTATAATGCCAGTGTGGTAACCGGCAAAAATACCGTTGACTATACAACCAGCAATACCGCGAATGCGACTTACTTGTTAGATACACCCACTCGCTTTTATGGCGGTGAGTTAGCAAGCACTCAAACAACCTTAAGTTTTGATGCTTCTCGCTATATCGACCTTGACAGCCTCTATTCGCCTATTTCCTTTGCTATGGGTATTGAGTACCGCCAAGACGCTTTCCAAATTACCGCTGGGGATGAAGAGGCGTACACTAACCGTCAAATGACAGACGAAAGTGGCAACCCCATATTTGATGAGAGCGGAAACCCTGTTTACCCCACTAACAGTCTTTTTGCACAGGGCGCTATTTACTTCTCTGATGCTGCTGAAGTGGACGAAGACAGGCACGCGTACGCATTTTATGTTGATGTAGATAGCGATATCACAGAGGCATGGAATATTGCGTTAGCAGGCCGCTTTGAGGATTACTCGGATTTTGGTACCACGCTTAACGGCAAAATAGCAACGCGTTATACCTTTAATGACGGTTTCGCATTGCGAGGCTCAATTAGCTCGGGCTTTAGAGCACCATCTCTACAGCAGCAATTCTACACTTCAATTTCAACAAACTTTGTGGATGGCGTAGCCTATGAAGTAGGAACCATAGCGTCAACTAGTGCCGCGGCCGTTGCCCTAGGCGGGGAACAGCTGGATGCGGAAGAGTCGACTAACTACTCCATTGGCTTTACTTGGACAGTCACAGATAAGTTAAACATAACGGCCGATGCATATCGCATTGAAATAGACGATCGCATTGTGCTTTCAGAAACGCTAGGAGACAGTGACGACGAAGCGGTTATTGTGCAACAGGTGTTTGCCGACAATAATATCGAAGGCGTAGGCGCTGTTCGCTTTTTCATGAACGGTGTTAACAGCGTAACCGAAGGCGTTGATGTAGTGGCTAACTATACGGCAGGTACAGTGCTAAATGGCGATTTAAGCTTAAGCCTAGGCGCTAACTATAACAACACCGATGTGAGTGATGTGGTTGCCACGGCAGGGCCTAGCGATTTATTTGAACCTGATCAACTCTTTGCACGAAGAGAAAGAGAACGGCTAGAAAATGCAGCGCCAGAAGTTAAAGCTAACCTTACTGCCAATTGGCGCGGCGACGCGTTATCACTTATGTTCAGAACGAACTACTATGGTGAAGTCACTCAACCTGGTACGACTCAAGAAGGAGATGTCACCGTAGACGCCGCATTTATTGTTGATGTGGAAGCAGGTTATCTGTTTACCGACAATCTAGAAGGCAAAGTGGGCGTTAACAATTTACTCGACAAATATCCAGAGTCAGCGGTGATTACCGATCAGCCCAATCCAGGTCAGTTTGATTACATCATTCCATTCCCTAACTTTTCGCCTTACGGTTTCCAAGGCCGTTACGCTTATGCCAAAGTCACCTACTCTTTTTAA